From the Polaribacter tangerinus genome, the window ATTATGATGATCTCTAATCTCTATTTCTTTTAGCTGAACACTTCCTAAAAAAGACAAGTTTACTTTTCCTACTTTTAAGTTTACACCAAAATCTTCATGTATAGTATTCGTTACAAAACCACCAAGTTTTGTTTGTACAAATGATGTTGATAGTAGCATTGCACACAAAAATAAGAAGAGCACTATGTACCCAAGCCACTTCGCTATTTTTCTAAAACTATTTTTGATGATTGTAATACTTTTAAATTAGATTATTTTGATTATGAACTTAACAAAAATATTGCCAAGTATTACAAAGAACGTGCAAATTTTAGAAAGATTTAAATTTCTATTCTTAAAAAAAGGAAAATGACCGTAAAATTATACTTAATTTTGTATCAAATAATTCCATAAAATGAAATCGCCCGTTTATATTTTAGCAATTGAGTCTTCTTGTGACGATACTAGTGCAGCCGTAATATCTAACACTACTATTTTAAGTAATGTTACTGCAAACCAAGAGGTACATGCAAAATACGGTGGTGTTGTTCCAGAGTTGGCTTCAAGAGCACATCAACAAAACATTGTACCTGTAGTTGAACAAGCCCTAAAAAATGCAAACATAAAAAAAGAAGAGCTTTCGGCAATTGCTTTTACAAAAGGACCAGGATTAATGGGTTCTTTACTGGTGGGCACTTCGTTTGCAAAATCTATGGCGTTGGCACTAAACATTCCGTTGTTAGACATTAATCATATGCAAGCTCACATTTTAGCGCATTTCATTTCAGAAGAAAACACAAAATTACCTTCATTTCCTTTTATTTGCCTCACAATAAGTGGTGGTCATACTCAAATAGTAAAACTTACCAATTATTTTGAAATGGAAATTCTTGGTGAAACTATTGATGATGCAGTAGGCGAGGCTTTCGATAAATCTGCTAAAATCTTAGGATTGCCTTATCCTGGTGGTCCTCTAATAGACAAATATGCACAATTAGGCAATCCTAAAGCGTACTCATTTACAAAACCAAAAGTTGGAAATTTAGATTTTAGCTTTAGTGGCTTAAAAACTGGTATTTTATATTTTATCCAAAAACAAGAGCGAAACAATCCGAATTTTATAGCCGAAAATAGAAACGATATCTGTGCTTCTATACAACATACAATTGTTGAGATTTTAATGGATAAATTAAAAAATGCTGTCAAAGAAACAGGTATCAAAAACATTGCAATTGCAGGTGGCGTTTCTGCAAATACAGAAATTAGAAAACGTCTTTCTAAAGCAGAAAAATATTGGGGTTGGTCTACTTATATTCCGAAATTTGAGTATACTACAGACAATGCGGCTATGATTGCCATTACAGGCTATCTAAAATACATTCAACAAGACTATGCGAGTATGAATGTAACTGCAAAAGCACGATTAAAGGTAACCGATTAATCTTTTTACCAAATTTATTTCTGATGAAAATATTAAAAAACAGTTTTCTTTTTTCGGTATATTATTTTCTAAGCTGGACAATCTACTTTGTATTTGCTCGTTTATTTTTTTTAATTTTTCAGTTAGATAAAACCTTAGAAATAGATTTTTTAACTATTCTAAAAACTTTTGTATATGGTATAAAATTAGACTTTTCTTTTACTGCATATGTAAGTATAATTCCTTTTCTTATGGTTGCTTTTTCTGCTGTAACTCCAATTAAATACATCAAAAAAATAATACAATTTTATACTTTCTTTCTCTTAGTAATACTTAATTTATTATTATTAATAGATGCCGGTTTGTACAAACCATGGGGCTTTCGATTAGATACGAGTATACTTGCCTATATAGATACTCCCGAGTTAATGATAGCTTCTGTATCAAAAAAAATGCTTTTTCTTGGCACATTTTTTTTCCTATTAATTACTTATGTAAGTTGTAAAATATTCTCTAAAATTATTCAAAAAAAAATAGCTTTAATTAGTCCCAAAAACAAATTACAAATTCCAATATTTTTACTATTAACAGCGCTATTAATATTTCCCTTAAGAGGAGGTTTGCAAACAATACCAATAAACCAAAGCAATGTATATTTTTCTAAAAACATGTTTGCCAATCATGCTGCAATAAATTACTCTTGGAATTTTTTTAACACTCTTACCCATAAAACAAGTTCCAAAAACATTTACAAAACGATAGAGGATAAGATCGCTAACAATAGTATTTCTAATAGAAACAAACTACTAAAAACAAGTGCTATAGACAGCATTTTAAAAACAGATAAACCTAATGTTATACTTATTATTTGGGAAGGTTTAACAGCAAAAGTGGTAGGTGTATTAGACGGAGAACCCACAGTAACACCTAATTTTAATAGCTACGCAAAACAAGGAATTCTTTTTACCAATTATTTTGCAAACGGAGATAGAACAGATAAAGGAATTCCTGCTATTTTAAGCGGTTATTATCCATTACCTACAAAAAGGGTTATGAGGATGCCTAACAAAACTAGAAAATTACCAATGTTACCTCAAAAAATGATTTCTGAAGGTTACGAAACTTCGTTTTATTACGGTGGTGATTTAAATTTTGGCAACATGAATACCTATCTACGAAATGCCGGAATTACAAATTTTGTTGATGGAAACAGCTTTAGCAAAAAAGATTGGAACGACAAATGGGGTGTACACGATCATGTTCTTATAAATCGTTTTATAAAAGACTTTAAGGAAGATAACAAAAAGCCTTTCTTTAAAATAGCCCTTACACTAAGCAGTCATGAACCGTTTCAATTTCCCGACACGTATCAGTTTGGAAGAGATACCGAAGACAACTTATTTAGAAGCTCACACTTTTATACCGACAAAGCCATTGGTAAGTTCTTAGATTTCGCAGTAAAACAACCTTGGTACAAAAATACGCTTATTGTAATTATGGCAGATCACGGACATGGTTCTCCTAAACATGATGGATTATTTAATGGCCCAAAAAAATTTAAAATTCCAATGCTATGGTTAGGTGGTGCTTTGCATAAAACAGGACTAGAAATAGACTCTTATTCTAGTCAGGTAGATTTTTCTTACACCCTACTAGACTTACTAAAAATTAACAACTCTCAGTTTACTTTTGGAAATCATCTTTTTAATAACTCACCCAAAAAATATGCTTATTTTAATTTTAATAAAGGGTTTGGGGTTGTAGATAAAAACAACGAATTTATTTTTGATTTTGTAAGCAATAAAACAATCTTGAAAAAAGGACCTGAAACTGCACTGCTAGATACTTTAGGTAGAGCAATTTCTCAAAGAATTTACAAAGATTTTTTAAATCGATAAGTGGTAAAAATAAAATAGTTATTAAGAATAAATGTCATTTAAAATCTTAGCCAAACGAATTCCTCCTTTTTGTAATTGTTGTCTTACAATTCCAAAATAATCGTAAGAATACCTATATCTGAGGTTTTCGCCAACTGTAACTGATTTGTATACTTTTTTTGTTAACTGATGAACTTCATTTACCCAATCTACCACAGAACCGTTTTCTATGGCAGCTTTTTGTCTTTTAGATAAGTATTGCGCATTATCTGCCAATTCTAAATAACTCATATTCCAAGCCTCTATCATCTTGGTATCCCAAACTGCATGTAAATTTGTTCCTTGCCCAAACCATTGAACTTGTATTGTATTGCCACCTTTATCTTCACGCTGCCCAATGTGCATTGGTTGATGTAAATCTCCTACAAAATGTACCAACATTTTTAAATAAAAAACCTTGTCTTGCTCAGCACTATTAGCATCCTTTAGAACTTCTATACATTTATTTATTCCGGTAACTAGATCTCCTTTAGGATTTTTTTCTGCAGTTTCGTAAGTATCATCCAAATTCATGTTCACATAATGAAGTGGAGAAAACTCACGATATTTTTTGTCCGATTTAATCTCATCTCCAAAAGTAGAAACAAAAGCTAAACTTTGTCCATTTAATAACTTATCAATCTTTCTTTTCGCTTTTCTAGTTAAATAAGACTCTGCTATTTTACCAGTTGCTCTATGTCCGTTTTGACCCCAAAAAAAGGGTTTGTCATGTTTAGTGGTAGAGAAAGTAAGTAGAGATACTAATAAAATAATGTAAGCTTTCATGTGTAAATTATTAAAATTATTTTTTTGCTAATTTATAAATATTATAAAGAATATTTTTAGAAACTTAAAAAAATAAATCATATATTTACGATATCAATTTAATATTAAAATAAAACAAAATAATGAAAGTCGAAAAAATTTTTAAACCAGCTAACGGATACCTAATGTTAGCAATTGTTCTTACCTTATTTTTTGGAAGTATTACTTTTTCTATTGTAAAAGAAAATCCATTTTTTATACTTATTTCTGTAGCAAGTTTTATGTGCCTATTTGGTTTTATCTTGGTAAATCCAAACACCTCGAAAGTTGTACTACTTTTTGGAAAATATGTTGGAACTATTAAAGAAAATGGATTGTATTGGGCGAACCCCTTCTATAAAAAGAAAACAATTTCTTTGAGAGCAAGTAACTTTGATAGTGAACGACTAAAAGTAAACGATAAATTAGGAAACCCTGTTATGATTTCTACCATTCTTGTTTGGCGTGTAACAAACACCTACAAGGCAGCATTTGATGTAGATAATTACGAAAACTTTGTACGTGTACAAACGGATGCTGCAGTAAGAAAACTAGCAAGTATGTATCCTTATGATAATTTTGCTGATGAAGGACATGATGAAGACATTACACTACGTTCTAGTGTAAACGAAGTTTCAGAAGCGTTAGAAAAAGAAATTGATGAACGATTGTCTATTGCAGGAATTGAAGTATTAGAGGCCAGAATTGGTTATTTAGCTTATGCACAAGAAATAGCTTCTGCCATGTTAAAAAGACAACAAGCAACTGCTATTGTAGCCGCAAGACATAAAATTGTTCAAGGTGCCGTAGAAATGGTAGAAATGGCTCTAGAAGAATTAAATAAAAAACAAATTGTTGCTTTAGATGAAGAACGAAAAGCAGCTATGGTTAGCAACTTATTGGTTATTTTATGTGGCGACAAAGAGGCTTCTCCAGTGGTAAATACGGGTACTTTAAATCATTAAAAAAAACAGCAATTCGCGTAAATTTACTTATTCAAAAAACATAAATAATGAAAGAATACAAAGTAGTAACTCTAAGACTTGGACTTACCAAAAGGAATGAAAAACTAGAACACCTTTTAAATCAATATGCAAGAGAGGGATGGGTTTTAAAAGAAATGCCAACAAATTGGAACGCTATTGTTCTGGAGAGGGAGAAAAACAGATAGCATGAAAATTTTTATAGAAGAACAGCGCTTTACTCAAACATGGTTAATTGTTCTTTTAGCCATTAGTTTAATTGTACCAATAACAGTTGTTTCAAAAGAGTTTTTAAGTGAAAATAACACCACGACTAGCAATGAGTTTATAGGAACATTACTGGCTATAATTGCTTCAACTTGCTTTATTTTCTTCTTCAAACTAAAAACTAGAATTGATGAAATTGGAATTCATTATCAATTCTTTCCATTTCATTTAAAATACCGAATTATAAAATGGCAAGACATTAAAAAGGCATATGTAAGAACTTACGATCCGATAGGTGAATATGGTGGCTGGGGATTGAAAGGCGGTGCTTTTTGGAATAAAGGGAAAGGAAAATGTATAAATGTATCTGGAGATATTGGTATTCAATTAGAACTACAAAATAGTAAGAAACTATTAATTGGAACGCAAAATAAAGAAAAAGCAATACAAATCTTAAAAACATACCTAGCAACAACCAATGATGAAATTGCATAAAATAATCATATTCTTTAGTGTATCAACATTAATAATTACATGGTTTTACACGGCAATATCTTATTCCAAATTACCATTAAAAATTGTTGGTCATTTAGATTTTTATGGAAATATAAATAGATATGACCCTAAAATTAGAATTTGGTTTATACCAACTATTTTTACTACACTCCATTTGTTAATTTATTGGATTTCTAAACAACAAAACACTATAAAGCTTAAATTAAAAACTATACAAGCTCAAAAAACAGTTATACTATTAATACATCCTTATTTATCTATTACAACACTTCTTCTAGTTATTTGTATTATCGAAAAAACAAAAAACATACATTTA encodes:
- a CDS encoding DUF1648 domain-containing protein, translated to MMKLHKIIIFFSVSTLIITWFYTAISYSKLPLKIVGHLDFYGNINRYDPKIRIWFIPTIFTTLHLLIYWISKQQNTIKLKLKTIQAQKTVILLIHPYLSITTLLLVICIIEKTKNIHLNLSYFSYAFIAITGLYLTILFSFIYNNLKS
- a CDS encoding DUF4177 domain-containing protein, translated to MKEYKVVTLRLGLTKRNEKLEHLLNQYAREGWVLKEMPTNWNAIVLEREKNR
- a CDS encoding LTA synthase family protein, which gives rise to MKILKNSFLFSVYYFLSWTIYFVFARLFFLIFQLDKTLEIDFLTILKTFVYGIKLDFSFTAYVSIIPFLMVAFSAVTPIKYIKKIIQFYTFFLLVILNLLLLIDAGLYKPWGFRLDTSILAYIDTPELMIASVSKKMLFLGTFFFLLITYVSCKIFSKIIQKKIALISPKNKLQIPIFLLLTALLIFPLRGGLQTIPINQSNVYFSKNMFANHAAINYSWNFFNTLTHKTSSKNIYKTIEDKIANNSISNRNKLLKTSAIDSILKTDKPNVILIIWEGLTAKVVGVLDGEPTVTPNFNSYAKQGILFTNYFANGDRTDKGIPAILSGYYPLPTKRVMRMPNKTRKLPMLPQKMISEGYETSFYYGGDLNFGNMNTYLRNAGITNFVDGNSFSKKDWNDKWGVHDHVLINRFIKDFKEDNKKPFFKIALTLSSHEPFQFPDTYQFGRDTEDNLFRSSHFYTDKAIGKFLDFAVKQPWYKNTLIVIMADHGHGSPKHDGLFNGPKKFKIPMLWLGGALHKTGLEIDSYSSQVDFSYTLLDLLKINNSQFTFGNHLFNNSPKKYAYFNFNKGFGVVDKNNEFIFDFVSNKTILKKGPETALLDTLGRAISQRIYKDFLNR
- the tsaD gene encoding tRNA (adenosine(37)-N6)-threonylcarbamoyltransferase complex transferase subunit TsaD, which gives rise to MKSPVYILAIESSCDDTSAAVISNTTILSNVTANQEVHAKYGGVVPELASRAHQQNIVPVVEQALKNANIKKEELSAIAFTKGPGLMGSLLVGTSFAKSMALALNIPLLDINHMQAHILAHFISEENTKLPSFPFICLTISGGHTQIVKLTNYFEMEILGETIDDAVGEAFDKSAKILGLPYPGGPLIDKYAQLGNPKAYSFTKPKVGNLDFSFSGLKTGILYFIQKQERNNPNFIAENRNDICASIQHTIVEILMDKLKNAVKETGIKNIAIAGGVSANTEIRKRLSKAEKYWGWSTYIPKFEYTTDNAAMIAITGYLKYIQQDYASMNVTAKARLKVTD
- a CDS encoding SPFH domain-containing protein, giving the protein MKVEKIFKPANGYLMLAIVLTLFFGSITFSIVKENPFFILISVASFMCLFGFILVNPNTSKVVLLFGKYVGTIKENGLYWANPFYKKKTISLRASNFDSERLKVNDKLGNPVMISTILVWRVTNTYKAAFDVDNYENFVRVQTDAAVRKLASMYPYDNFADEGHDEDITLRSSVNEVSEALEKEIDERLSIAGIEVLEARIGYLAYAQEIASAMLKRQQATAIVAARHKIVQGAVEMVEMALEELNKKQIVALDEERKAAMVSNLLVILCGDKEASPVVNTGTLNH
- a CDS encoding S1/P1 nuclease; the encoded protein is MKAYIILLVSLLTFSTTKHDKPFFWGQNGHRATGKIAESYLTRKAKRKIDKLLNGQSLAFVSTFGDEIKSDKKYREFSPLHYVNMNLDDTYETAEKNPKGDLVTGINKCIEVLKDANSAEQDKVFYLKMLVHFVGDLHQPMHIGQREDKGGNTIQVQWFGQGTNLHAVWDTKMIEAWNMSYLELADNAQYLSKRQKAAIENGSVVDWVNEVHQLTKKVYKSVTVGENLRYRYSYDYFGIVRQQLQKGGIRLAKILNDIYS